From Leishmania mexicana MHOM/GT/2001/U1103 complete genome, chromosome 21, a single genomic window includes:
- a CDS encoding histone H4 — MLRDNICGITRGRVRRIARRGGVKRISAEIYEGVRRVLKAYVEDIVRCSTAYAENARKKTVTAADVVNALRKKGHILYGYASGNRHTVACTGDVDSIPTLPAAYTHR, encoded by the coding sequence ATGCTGCGCGACAACATCTGCGGCATTACGCGCGGCCGTGTCCGCCGCATagcgcgccgcggcggtgtgaAGCGCATCTCCGCTGAGATCTACGAAGGGGTGCGCCGCGTGCTGAAGGCCTACGTGGAGGACAttgtgcgctgcagcacggcctACGCCGAGAACGCCCGCAAGAAGACCGTGACGGCGGCCGATGTTGTGAACGCGTTGCGAAAGAAGGGCCACATCCTGTACGGCTATGCGTCGGGCAATCGCCACACCGTAGCTTGTACTGGGGATGTTGACAGCATACCAACACTCCCCGCAGCTTACACCCACCGATAg
- a CDS encoding putative ring-box protein 1, with amino-acid sequence MQTKDETGTSVAEESGQGNRFQLKKWNAVALWSWDIQVDTCAICRNHIMDLCIECQSNPSCTPKDCTVAWGACNHAFHMHCISRWLKTRNVCPLDNKEWVYLRYGA; translated from the coding sequence ATGCAGACAAAAGACGAGACAGGTACGTCGGtcgcggaggagagcggccAGGGAAACCGCTTTCAGCTGAAAAAATGGAACGCCGTTGCGCTATGGTCCTGGGATATTCAGGTGGACACGTGCGCTATCTGTAGAAACCACATCATGGATCTGTGCATCGAATGCCAGTCCAATCCGTCGTGCACACCGAAGGACTGCACGGTAGCGTGGGGTGCCTGCAACCACGCGTTTCATATGCATTGCATTTCTCGATGGCTAAAGACTCGAAATGTGTGTCCTTTAGACAATAAGGAGTGGGTTTACCTTCGATATGGCGCGTAA
- a CDS encoding putative syntaxin, with the protein MLASDPFNDSVKELREVVVRAKLIKQQLTQKGVISPSSMAELRDAKETAEEMLHFLKEMLRVVDERGGKVQGKVFSANEIMERQNIVRSLEGDVGEARSFYEKIAASAAQRQRVTEAAVGSPAESCGVAADGFISAQAFAQREEEKVQDEVLDRLTFGLRELRETGLHIHEELDTQEAMLDNVDRDISGVQVRLRAANAKVDKLLASMSNKGKICTIVMLIFILVFLAFFGFG; encoded by the coding sequence ATGCTTGCCAGCGACCCGTTCAATGACTCCGTGAAGGAGCTCCGAGAGGTTGTGGTGCGAGCGAAGCTCATTAAGCAGCAGTTGACGCAGAAGGGCGTAATCTCTCCGTCGAGTATGGCAGAGCTTCGCGATGCCAAAGAGACCGCGGAGGAAATGCTGCATTTCCTGAAAGAAATGCTCCGTGTCGTCGACGAGCGCGGTGGCAAGGTGCAGGGCAAGGTGTTTTCTGCGAACGAAATTATGGAGCGACAAAATATTGTACGTAGTCTTGAAGGGGATGTGGGGGAAGCTCGCAGTTTCTACGAAAAAATTGCGGCATCTGCCGCACAGAGGCAGCGAGTGACAGAAGCGGCTGTAGGTAGCCCTGCTGAGAGCTGCGGCGTTGCGGCGGACGGGTTTATATCTGCGCAGGCATTTGCTCAGCGCGAGGAGGAAAAGGTTCAGGACGAGGTGCTAGACCGACTCACCTTTGGACTGCGCGAATTGCGCGAAACAGGCCTCCACATTCACGAAGAGCTGGACACGCAGGAGGCCATGCTCGACAACGTTGATCGCGACATCTCAGGAGTCcaggtgcggctgcgcgccgcAAATGCGAAGGTTGACAAGCTCCTTGCAAGCATGTCAAACAAGGGCAAGATATGCACCATCGTCATGCTCATTTTCAttctcgtcttcctcgcATTCTTTGGCTTTGGCTGA
- a CDS encoding putative calpain encodes MGTTQSPYTYPHTCTHTHTENEPLAAMPSNAELYIYYCRRSACHPNSAVKRYLDNTASNPLEVVDVSANYLGSRGLVPVLDLVKNTKTVHTLDLSNNMMELEHVEHLAYCLALHPCMRTVRLCNDGLHDGHVDALLQLLAENASIEHVSVEGNNLTAASVQAIARALEKSKAVRAQRRRKEEEHDSYLKSYVPRARLSFQARLSDHISTAESGGYIHYATWWRNPQYSVKVSRPSRVSFVLECAHAEAANQVGMLLMRHDGVHRVVEILADTLVVESSIEDQRCAMEAHLRMDESYVVMPFSFNVGRAVDFTLIATLRNDHTAQEEGWITVERLNTRYDWCTRTVEAAWTNDNAGGGPDCPSWRRNDMYHLTCANAAAAPGQPSPPSFMATVHILLMKETDPYENDSRAIGLDVVSYDVHNATAPPLLCTPEVVRASHSHQRKTFISLQFSMPVAELDVFVVPSTVEARQTGTYSITVFSSVSVDFTRSVFPHGWRYRTLAGQWDADCCGGCRQLYPSWKNNPATEVCVEDAAKSLVACVEVHAAEATTAAQSSEEKVATAAAKETPAAMERKAELEELRQRHRSSKREVCVAVLSCSPPSYPELAVSALSEKSAMATATDIQQPVFVVPMLRHAAETGAYTLELFSSSSFVVCGATQSLAVRQREAQLAAYSAENGRRAAQQNAEQQACRGGADMPALREERRAILGKLYTTDLPFVDREFPRGTSSLFLDPAGAPPLSFPAVTQWRRAPELKVSLHARGGDTTFMSPPSPYGSRHWFASLLNSVAAKPGWLSRVFVDYFREAGFAQFAFYKQNKWVGVTVDDYLLVDNLGALVYGHGAAADDALFPLAEKAYAKLHRCYEAMELKVSPQQSLLELLQQGLMDVSGGYCSTMRVRPADGSELPEKEREALWRQLKAGVSHSVLCTLMLSSRSTGARERSRVGLLPDRLYGVMDARFVEQQRVVKVRNFDSRNDADTTWRGKWAEKSSLWTETLLEVLQYRPDEDAMWMHFDEVLYYFTHLLVTEVCAHTATISGSFAESTANDPDDADLSLRNPQYALTVTRTSETAAVTAPIEVHVGVHRRDPRLDITRDKHTTATFKTAIGFAVLATEDNSRRVCRIADKQLLQLVTPNRQRDAYCTLQLTADELCTQRITVMPFREHTCDPDTLYCISASCSGPATVRIAHVTPNATTTVAGQWDSNAGTPDSPLWRNNPQFFLSPVDAMEVTITLRTAHPTSGVRGFTVHSTQRCSSFLTFEPATVVASAAAEAVEAVPMCVVRLAGMRERRGMPYVVVPYSSDGAEDFSVEVTANRSVQLRPIDPRLDWHRVRQNVSISAEKGNAGGSLAFPSWRFNTQMALTFPVEREGRLFISARRLRSADPRVKVGVVLMRSGSTVSGGYRRLLAYAEADIVARSSEKAGGEATLATEVNLPAGRDALVLLVHADQPYKEAEVELSVYSAATVEVQPVVEWTKVLWEEGSWELGTTAGGSRTHFANWINNPFYGLSVIRSTKVVVLLVQYPRDREHPKVRRYGQKKAFLPPPIEFKERCTAIELSIVKYDKDLSEVASVNAGTAVEAYLVTELLPDQPYLLVPCTSEPQHDGDFKLFVFADHPIDLFEAEKPRLPYV; translated from the coding sequence ATGGGCACAACACAGTCGCCATACACATACccacatacatgcacacacacgcacacagagaacGAACCGCTCGCAGCAATGCCGTCGAATGCTGAGCTCTATATATACTACTGTCGGCGCTCTGCATGCCACCCCAATAGCGCGGTGAAGCGCTACCTCGACAACACAGCCAGCAACCCGCTCGAGGTGGTGGATGTCTCGGCGAACTACTTGGGCTCGCGCGGCCTCGTTCCTGTCTTGGACCTCGTCAAAAACACCAAGACCGTGCACACGTTGGATTTGAGCAACAACATGATGGAGCTAGAGCATGTGGAGCACCTGGCGTACTGTCTTGCCCTCCACCCGTGCATGCGGACAGTGCGCCTGTGCAACGACGGGTTGCATGACGGCCACgtcgacgcgctgctgcagctgctggcggaaAACGCGTCCATTGAACACGTGTCTGTAGAGGGCAACAACTTGACGGCGGCTTCGGTGCAGGCTATTGCACGGGCGCTGGAAAAGAGCAAGGCGGTGcgggcgcagcgccgccgcaaggaggaggaacaCGACTCCTATCTGAAGAGCTACGTACCCCGTGCGCGTCTATCCTTTCAAGCGCGCCTCTCCGACCATATATCGACTGCAGAGTCCGGCGGCTACATCCACTACGCGACGTGGTGGAGGAACCCGCAGTACAGCGTGAAGGTCTCTCGCCCGTCGCGCGTGTCGTTTGTGCTGGAGTGCGCCCATGCCGAGGCCGCTAATCAGGTAGGAATGCTGCTGATGCGTCACGACGGCGTGCACCGCGTTGTGGAAATCCTCGCTGATACCCTTGTCGTGGAAAGCTCCATCGAAGATCAGCGGTGCGCTATGGAGGCCCACCTTCGCATGGATGAGTCGTACGTTGTGATGCCCTTCTCCTTTAACGTGGGCCGCGCCGTGGACTTTACGCTGATCGCCACCCTTCGCAACGACCACACtgcacaggaggagggctgGATCACGGTAGAGCGGCTCAATACGCGGTACGACTGGTGCACGCGAACGGTGGAAGCGGCCTGGACGAACGACAACGCCGGCGGAGGTCCGGACTGCCCTTCCTGGCGGCGCAACGACATGTACCACCTCACGTGCGcgaacgccgccgctgctccggggcagccgtcgccgccgtccttcATGGCCACGGTGCACATACTGCTCATGAAGGAGACTGATCCGTACGAGAACGATAGTCGGGCAATTGGGTTGGACGTCGTCAGCTACGACGTCCACAACGCGActgctccgccgctgctATGTACCCCGGAagtcgtgcgcgcgtccCACTCGCATCAGCGGAAGACCTTTATTTCGCTGCAGTTCAGCATGCCTGTTGCAGAGCTGGACGTGTTCGTTGTCCCGAGTACGGTAGAGGCGAGGCAGACGGGGACGTACAGCATCACTGTTTTCAGCTCGGTGTCAGTCGACTTCACGAGGTCGGTGTTCCCGCACGGGTGGCGCTATCGCACCCTGGCTGGCCAGTGGGATGCCGACTGCTGTGGTGGGTGTCGTCAGCTGTATCCGTCGTGGAAGAACAACCCTGCCACGGAGGTGTGCGTCGAGGATGCCGCGAAGTCTCTCGTGGCATGCGTTGAGGTGCACGCTGCGGAagcaacgacggcggcgcagagttcggaggagaaggtggcTACTGCAGCCGCCAAAGAaacaccagcagcgatggAAAGGAAGGCAGAGCTGGAGGAGTTGCGTCAACGCCACCGCAGCTCGAAGCGAGAAGTCTGCGTCGCCGTGCTGAGCTGTAGCCCGCCGTCGTACCCTGAGTTGGCTGTCTCGGCGCTGTCGGAAAAGTCAGCGATGGCGACAGCCACCGATATTCAGCAGCCCGTCTTCGTCGTACCAATgctccgccacgccgctgAGACGGGCGCCTACACTTTGGagctcttctcctcttcttcctttgtCGTCTGCGGGGCAACACAGTCGCTCGCCGTACGACAGCGAGAGGCACAGTTGGCCGCCTACTCCGCCGAAAAcgggcggcgcgcggcacagcaaaacgcagagcagcaggcgtgtcgcggtggcgccgacaTGCCCGCCCTCCGTGAGGAGAGACGGGCAATATTGGGCAAGCTCTACACGACTGACCTGCCGTTTGTCGACCGCGAGTTTCCGCGCGGCACATCGTCTCTGTTTCTGGACCCGGCTGGTGCCCCGCCGCTAAGCTTTCCGGCGGTGACGCAgtggaggcgcgcgccgGAGCTGAAGGTCTCGCTCCACGCGCGTGGAGGCGACACGACGTTCATGAGCCCGCCCTCGCCCTACGGCTCCCGCCACTGGTTCGCCTCACTGCTGAACTCGGTGGCGGCCAAGCCAGGATGGCTATCTCGTGTCTTTGTGGACTACTTCAGGGAGGCCGGGTTTGCGCAGTTTGCCTTCTACAAGCAGAACAAGTGGGTCGGTGTGACGGTGGACGACTACCTGCTCGTGGATAACCTAGGCGCGCTGGTGTATggccacggcgccgctgccgacgacgcGCTCTTTCCGTTGGCCGAAAAGGCGTACGCGAAGCTCCATCGGTGCTATGAGGCTATGGAGCTGAAGGTGTCCCCACAGCAGTCGCTactggagctgctgcagcaggggCTTATGGACGTGTCGGGAGGCTACTGCTCCACGATGCGAGTGAGGCCCGCAGACGGCTCCGAACTGCCGGAGAAAGAGCGGGAGGCGCTTTGGCGCCAGCTCAAGGCTGGTGTAAGCCACTCCGTGCTCTGCACTTTGATGTTGagcagtcgcagcaccggcgcacggGAACGCTCGCGTGTCGGTCTTCTGCCAGATCGTCTCTACGGTGTCATGGACGCCCGCTTTgtagagcagcagcgagtggTGAAGGTCCGCAATTTCGACTCTCGCAATGACGCCGACACGACGTGGCGGGGGAAGTGGGCGGAGAAGAGTTCGCTATGGACGGAGACGCTGCTTGAGGTACTCCAGTACCGTCCTGACGAGGACGCCATGTGGATGCACTTTGACGAGGTGCTCTACTACTTCACGCACTTACTCGTGACAGaggtgtgcgcgcacacggccaCCATCTCCGGCAGCTTCGCCGAGTCCACCGCCAACGACCCCGACGATGCCGACCTTTCACTGCGTAATCCACAGTACGCACTCACGGTGACGCGAACATCTGAAACGGCGGCGGTCACGGCGCCAATCGAGGTGCATGTTGGAGTGCACCGCCGCGATCCTCGCCTCGATATCACGCGCGACAAGCACACCACTGCCACGTTCAAAACGGCGATTGGCTTTGCTGTGCTGGCGACGGAAGACAACTCCCGGCGCGTCTGCCGCATTGCAGACAAGCAGCTGTTGCAGCTCGTCACCCCTAACCGGCAGCGGGACGCCTACTGCACGCTACAACTCACCGCTGATGAGCTTTGCACGCAGCGCATCACTGTCATGCCGTTCCGCGAACACACTTGCGACCCCGACACGCTCTACTGCATCTccgcgagctgcagcggccccGCTACGGTGCGCATCGCGCACGTCACCCccaacgccaccaccaccgtggcAGGGCAATGGGACTCAAACGCTGGCACTCCTGACTCGCCGCTCTGGCGCAACAACCCGCAgttctttctctctcccgtgGATGCGATGGAGGTGACAATAACGCTGCGCACGGCTCATCCGACATCTGGCGTGCGCGGCTTCACTGTTCACAGCACGCAGCGGTGTAGCAGCTTCCTTACCTTTGAACCCGCCACAGTGGTggcgagcgccgctgcagaaGCGGTAGAGGCGGTGCCGATGTGCGTGGTGCGTCTGGCTGGCATGAGGGAACGGCGTGGAATGCCATATGTGGTGGTCCCGTACTCCTCCGACGGAGCCGAGGACTTTAGCGTGGAGGTGACTGCCAATCGTTCAGTGCAGCTTCGACCGATTGACCCGCGACTTGACTGGCATAGGGTGCGGCAGAACGTGTCGATCAGCGCTGAGAAAGGCAATGCCGGCGGCAGTCTCGCATTTCCGTCGTGGCGCTTCAACACTCAGATGGCCCTCACGTTCCCCGTGGAGCGCGAGGGCCGTCTTTTCATATCTGCTCGACGCCTCCGCTCCGCCGACCCACGCGTGAAGGTGGGCGTGGTGCTGATGCGGTCCGGCAGCACCGTGAGCGGCGGCtatcgccgcctcctcgcttACGCAGAGGCGGACATCGTCGCGCGGTCATCGGAAAAGGCTGGCGGAGAGGCTACTTTGGCCACGGAGGTGAACCTCCCTGCCGGGCGAGACGCGCTGGTGCTGTTGGTCCACGCAGACCAACCGTACAAGGAGGCCGAGGTGGAGCTGAGCGTCTACTCGGCAGCCACTGTGGAGGTGCAACCAGTAGTGGAGTGGACGAAGGTGTTGTGGGAGGAAGGAAGTTGGGAGCTTGGTACCACCGCCGGCGGAAGCCGCACCCACTTCGCGAACTGGATCAACAACCCCTTCTACGGCCTCTCGGTAATTCGAAGTACCAAAgttgtcgtcctcctcgtgcagTACCCCCGCGACCGCGAGCACCCCAAGGTGCGGCGGTACGGTCAGAAGAAGGCGTTTCTGCCACCTCCGATAGAGTTCAAGGAGCGATGCACCGCCATCGAACTGAGTATCGTCAAGTACGACAAGGACCTTTCAGAGGTGGCAAGTGTGAATGCGGGAACCGCGGTGGAGGCGTACCTGGTAACGGAGCTGCTGCCTGATCAGCCGTACCTCCTCGTGCCGTGCACCAGCGAACCGCAGCACGACGGGGACTTCAAACTCTTCGTCTTTGCCGATCACCCCATTGACCTCTTTGAGGCCGAGaagccgcggctgccgtaCGTCTAG
- a CDS encoding DNA topoisomerase 1A codes for MLRRGVRALEKLVIVESPNKVIKVEGLLSDPKVIPDWSFSNSKLRAISTGAEKAIAMATTGHFMSLKELTWSPQPSSPASGVTAADFPANGLVVSFSLEWELIPGRRIQDTVSHYIEEKADNLTEIIVATDPDREGELIAVHAQNLIRRMFPQLNVPFTRAYMHSITAEGIRRAMEERREAFDYNLANAAEARHAMDRIFGFLGSSVVRYANPQMRSIGRVQTPALILINDREDKIKSYLDSHASTFEIQAVCYFTSKHNRRFSQMVKVTPGRKGGAAPVNWSDKATVEQRCEQWALSSATHFSVSPGAKPQETVTPPPKPFTMATLIARANRQLHYSSDMVSSCLQDLFQMGYITYPRTDSTRIDESILPSIYAAVRREHGKRLLQEQDGPSKPGSRRSTAQKEAADANVEDAHEAIRPTSIDTTVEELGAVSTPMKHIYDLVRRNTMAVHMIPMKTERIVVLVMCRAANGEEVEFELQGKHVVEPGWSAAFRGSKGTVTPVTETDQDVEAVEDGGVVVPSISDDEFKAIMDVAAHRGGGTGVKKGSMQLESAQVAENRPSPPLPFSEGGLIEQLKNNGVGRPSTYPMIVKTLLARNYITVNKGRCETTPVGRMLVDTSRATFPSIVDIGFTSAFEKKLDRIAKPGSAKEWALPPNVSDADYVLSSFISNFLNYVTEATKAHRVAIATRSLTLQQEKRAASAMPMSPTDFQANLEKEAKRVVTQVPDLVDNMKSYRTFTALQNSLNDYLRRNFPPSAAAMMPASSSGTARSYGRSSSSSTKKKGSYGATYKADKKTPRRFRTKLKKPKK; via the coding sequence ATGTtgcgccgcggcgtgcgtgcgttggaAAAGTTGGTGATTGTCGAGTCGCCCAACAAGGTCATAAAGGTGGAGGGGCTGCTGAGCGACCCAAAGGTAATACCGGACTGGTCGTTCAGCAACAGCAAGCTCCGTGCCATCAGCACTGGCGCGGAGAAGGCGATTGCTATGGCTACAACAGGGCACTTCATGTCTCTGAAGGAGCTGACGTGGTCTCCGCAGCCGTCCAGCCCCGCTTCGGGTGTCACAGCAGCGGACTTCCCTGCCAACGGCCTTGTCGTCAGCTTCTCGCTTGAATGGGAGCTGATCCCTGGGCGGCGCATCCAGGACACGGTATCGCACTACatcgaggagaaggcggatAACCTGACGGAGATCATCGTCGCGACCGATCCCGATCGTGAAGGAGAGCTGATCGCGGTGCACGCGCAGAATCTGATTCGACGCATGTTTCCACAGCTCAACGTCCCTTTCACGCGAGCGTACATGCacagcatcaccgccgaGGGAATCCGCCGCGCCATGGAAGAGCGGCGCGAGGCGTTTGACTACAACCTCGCCAACGCTGCAGAGGCGCGGCACGCAATGGACCGCATCTTCGGCTTTCTTGGAAGCTCGGTGGTACGCTACGCCAACCCGCAGATGCGCTCCATCGGGCGAGTGCAAACACCAGCGCTCATCCTGATCAACGACCGGGAGGACAAGATTAAGTCGTACCTCGACTCTCACGCCTCCACGTTCGAGATTCAGGCAGTGTGCTATTTCACCTCGAAGCACAACCGGCGCTTCTCCCAGATGGTGAAAGTGACGCCGGGGCGCaagggcggcgccgcgccggtgaaCTGGAGCGACAAGGCAACTGTCGAGCAGCGTTGCGAGCAGTGGGCGCTGAGCTCGGCCACCCACTTTAGCGTCTCACCCGGCGCGAAGCCGCAGGAGACCGTGACACCCCCACCGAAGCCGTTTACCATGGCCACGCTCATCGCCAGGGCGAACCGGCAGCTGCACTACTCCAGCGATATGGTCAGCTCGTGCCTACAGGACTTGTTTCAGATGGGCTACATCACCTACCCGCGCACGGACAGCACCCGCATCGACGAGTCGATTCTTCCCTCCATATACGCGGCCGTGCGCAGGGAACACGGCAAACGACTTCTGCAGGAGCAGGATGGTCCGTCCAAGCCAGGCTCGCGTCGCTCCACTGCACAGAAGGAAGCGGCGGACGCCAACGTTGAGGACGCGCATGAAGCGATCCGGCCCACCAGCATTGACACTACCGTCGAGGAGCTCGGTGCTGTATCCACCCCGATGAAGCACATTTACGACCTGGTGCGCCGCAACACAATGGCAGTTCACATGATCCCGATGAAGACGGAGCGGATTGTGGTGCTGGTGATGTGCAGGGCTGCcaacggcgaggaggtggagttTGAGCTGCAGGGCAAGCACGTCGTGGAGCCGGGCTGGTCAGCTGCCTTCCGCGGTAGCAAAGGCACAGTGACACCAGTGACAGAGACGGATCAGGATGTGGAAGCAGTGGAAGACGGCGGGGTCGTTGTGCCGAGCATCTCCGACGACGAGTTCAAGGCGATCATGGACGTTGCTGCCCACCGCGGAGGCGGAACAGGAGTCAAGAAAGGCAGCATGCAGCTGGAGTCAGCGCAAGTCGCGGAGAACCGACCGAgcccaccgctgccgttctCGGAGGGGGGTTTGATTGAACAGCTCAAGAACAACGGCGTGGGGCGGCCGAGCACGTACCCGATGATCGTCAAGACGCTACTCGCACGCAACTACATTACGGTCAACAAGGGACGGTGCGAGACCACCCCGGTAGGGCGCATGCTGGTGGACACCTCCCGAGCCACGTTCCCCTCCATCGTCGACATCGGCTTCACCTCCGCGTTTGAGAAGAAGCTTGACCGCATCGCAAAGCCGGGTAGTGCGAAAGAGtgggcgctgccgccgaacGTGTCGGACGCGGACTACGTGCTCTCATCCTTCATCTCCAACTTCTTGAACTACGTGACGGAAGCGACCAAGGCACACCGAGTCGCCATCGCAACGCGCTCCTTGACCTTGCAGCAGGAGAAGAGAGCGGCGAGCGCCATGCCGATGTCGCCGACAGACTTCCAGGCGAacctggagaaggaggcgaaGCGAGTGGTGACGCAGGTGCCGGACCTGGTGGATAACATGAAGAGCTACCGCACTTTCACGGCCCTCCAGAACAGTCTGAACGACTACCTACGGCGCAACTTCCCGccctcggcggcagcgatgatgcCTGCTTCATCCTCGGGAACCGCTCGCAGCTacggcaggagcagcagcagttccacaaagaaaaaggggtCATACGGAGCGACCTACAAGGCTGACAAGAAGACACCGCGTCGCTTCCGTACAAAGCTGAAGAAGCCAAAGAAGTAG